CGAGCAGGATCGCGCGCGGAAGGGCTCGCTGAGGATCGCGCACCTCGTCGCCCGCGGTCGACACGGCGTCGAGCCCGATGAAGGTGAAGAAGATCGTTCCGGCCGCGGCGGTGACCCCGCCGGCGCCGCCCGGCGCGAAGTCGGCGAAGTTGTCGGCGTTGAAGGCGGTGAAGGCGATCGCCCCGAACATCACGAGCACACCGAGCTTGATGAGCACCATGACCACGTTGACGACGGCCGATTCGCGCGTGCCGCGGATGAGCAGGACCGCGCACAGACCCACGAGCACGACGGCAGGCAGATTCAGGATGCCGCCCTCCCCGGGCGCGGCGCTGAGCTCCGGCGGGACGCTCCAGCCGAACAGGTCGTCCAGCAGCACGTTGAGGTACCCGCTCCAGCCCGAGGCGACGGCGGCCGTCGAGACCCCGTATTCGAGGACGAGGCACGCCGCGACGCCGATCGCGACGACCTCCCCGAGCGTCGCGTACGCGTAGGAGTACGTCGACCCCGAGACCGGCACGGCCGAGGCCAGCTCGGCGTAGCAGACGGCGGAGAGCCCGGCGGCGAGTCCCGCGAGCAGGAACGACAGGATGACGGCGGGACCGGCCAGCGGGACGGCCTCGTGCATGACGAAGAAGATGCCGGTTCCCACGGTCGCTCCGACGCCGAGCATCGCCAGCTGGAAGGTGCCGAGACGTCGTTGGAGCCCGCCGGGGTGCTCGGTGGGAGGGACGATCGGCTTGCGTCGCAGCAGCTGCTGTCGAAGACTCACGGATGCCCCTTCCGTCGCGTGGTCGCCAGCGTAGGGGCGGCGGCTCAGCCTTGTCGACCGGGCGCGCCCGCCGCGACGGCTTCGGCCACGTCGTGGATCTGAGCCGGGCCGACGCGACAGCATCCGCCGACGAGCCGTGCTCCCGCCGCGAGCCAGCCGCCCACCTGTCCCGCAAGCTCTCCGCCGTGCCCCGACCAGGAGCGGTCGTCGGCGTCCCAGACCTCCCCGCTGTTCGGGTACGCCACCAGCGGCTTGTCGGTGACGGACCGTGCCAGAGTGAGCGCGGCCTCCACGTCGACCGCGTCGCAGCAGTTGACTCCGACGGCGACGATCTCGTCCGCGGCGTCCGCGATCGCGAAGGCCTCCGCGAGGCTCTCGCCCGTCCGAAGGCGGTCTCCGGCAATCGTGACGCTCAGCCATGCCGGCACGCCGAGTCCGCGCAGCTCGGCGGCGATCGCCGCCACCTCATCGAGCGAGGGGATGGTCTCGATCGCGAGCACATCCGGGCCGGCGCCTGCGAGCGACTGCAGGCGCGGCCGGTGCCACTCCCGCAGCTCCGCGGTCGTGAGGCCGTAGTCCCCCGTGTACTCGCTGCCGTCGGCGAGCGTCGCGCCATAGGGGCCGACGGATGCCGCGACCCACGCGTCGTGGTCGTGGCCGGTGTCGGCCCGTGCCCGCCGCGCGAGCGCGACGCTGCGCATGAGCAGCAGGTCGACGGTCGGGGCGTCGAGCCCCTCGGCCTCGAGCGCCTCGTAGCTCACCTGGTAGGACGCCGTGATCGCGACGCGGGCACCCGCGGCGAAGAAGGCCTCGTGCGCGGCGCGGATCTCGCCCGGCTCGTCGAGGAGCAGCCGTGCCGACCAAAGCGACGACGAGAGGTCGTTGCCGCGCTCCTCCAGCAGCGTGCCGAGGCCGCCGTCGAGGACGACGGGACCGGCCGCAAGGGCGTCGGTGAGGCGCAGCATGCGCGTCAGTCTAGGTCGCGCGCGCCCTCACGCACGTCGCGGATCGGTCAGCCCACTTCGCCCTCGAGGTACCACCAGCGGTCGCTCTGGAACACGAACCGGCTCACCTCGTGGAGGGTGCCGGTGTCGCGACCGTCACGCCACCCGGCGCGGAACTCGACAGTTCCGCGCTTCTCGCCGGACTGTCCTCCCGTCGTCCCCACCACCTCGAGGCCCGTCCATCGGAGGTGCGGGTCGAGGTCGAGCTTGTCGGGCCGCGTCGCGGGATGCCACGATCCCTTGAGATGGCGCTCGTCCCCCACGACGAAAGCCGAGTAGCGCGAGCGCATGAGACGCTCGGCCGTCGGCGCCGGCTCTCCGCGCAGCAGCGGAGCGCAGCATCCCTCGAAGCGTCCCCCCGCTCCCGCAGGGGCACAGGTCGCCGTCGGCGACCGTCACGAATCCGTCGCGCGGAGCCCGCGAGGCACCACGCCCGAACGACATCAGCCACCCGCCTTCGCCGCGCAGTCGACGCAGCGGGTCGCGGTGGGGCGCACCCGCAGCCGCTCGACCGGGATCCGGCGCCCGCAGTCGACGCAGACGCCGTACGTTCCGTCGGCGACGCGCGCGAGCGCGGCATCCACTTCCCCCAGTTCGGCGAGCGCACCCGAGCGCAGCCCTTCGAGCTTGGACCACTCGCCCGACAGCGTCGCCCCCTCTGGGTCGTGCTCGTCGTCGGCAGACTCCCGCCCACGGTCGAGGCGCAGCTCGGCGATCTCGGCGTCGAGGAGTTCGAGGCGCGCGAGCGTCGCGGCGCGCTCTTCGGCGAGGAGGTCGGCCGGGTGCTTCACGGGCACTCAGCCTAGGCCCCGTCCCCGGGCGGAGGGCCCCGACTACCCGGGCACTTCGACCGTCACGGTCGCGTAGTCGCCGTTGCCGCTGTAGTCCCAGACGGAGAGGTCGAGGGTGAGGACGACGCCGGGCGGCATGTCCTCCACCACATATTGCAGCGCCTCCACATCGGCCTTCAGGCCGTTGACGTGCGTGCGTTCGTAGACCCAGTCGTCATCCTCGGTCGAGATGAGGGCGATCGGGTAGAGGAGGCCGTCGGGGTCGGGATCGAGCGCACCGAGGGCTCCGGACTCGTCGCGTCCGTACAGGTTCTCCTGGATGATCGTGCCGTCGTCGTCGAGCACGAGGGTCAGCACGGCGTCCTGATACTCCGTGGAGGGGTCGTCGGCATCGGGGGCGACGTAGTCCATCGGGATGTCGATGACCGTGTAGCCCGTGTCGAGATCGGTGGTGACGTTCTGGTACACCAGTGCCTCCTCCGTGCCGTCGCTGATGTCGAGGTAGGTGAGGTCGTAGTCGGCCTGGATGCCCTGGACGCCGTCCTGCTCCGTGGGAAGCGCGGGCATCTGAGCCACGTACACGAGCTCGCCATCCTCCTCGTAGCCGATCGAGACGGTGGCGTCCGTGAGCGACTCGACCGCCGTGTCGGTCATCGGCGCGAACACGCTCAGACCGTCGTCGCCGAACGACACAGTCGGCTCATCCTCGTCATGGAAGCGTGCGAGCGAAGCGGCGTTGAGCGTCGCGCCGCTGCGATAGAACTCCGAGAGCGTCGCCGGCCAGACCGGAACGTCCTGCAGGTCGCGGTAGCTCTGATAGAAGTAGTCCTCGATCGGCGGAAAGTAGATGGACATCCCCGTCGATCCGGCGCGCGCCGGCCCCTCGGTGTGCCGAAGGACCGAGGCGTCGAGCGCCGCGCGAGCAGTCGCCGCGGCCGCGGCGAGGTCGTCGCCTCCGTTGGCCGCCAGGTTGTCGAGGAACTCGCCGAGGTCGATCTGATAGAAGCTCGCCTCGGGGTCGGCGTCGCGTCCGAACGACACGACCCCCTGCTGGGCACGCGCCAGGTCGGGACTGTACGCGCCGGGGTCGGCGGTGAAGGCGTCGGCCACATCGGACATCGCCGCGTCGAGGTCCGCGATGGCGCCCAGGTCGATGAGTCCGAGCGTCACATCCGCCGACGTCTCCTCCTGCTCGGCCTGCGCGTTGAACCCCTCGATGATCGCGTCCGCGAGGTCGGGCGCCGTCGTCTGCGGATCGTCCGCGAGGATGCCGAGGCTCTCGTAGTTCCAGCCGTGCCCGGGCTCGACCTCCTCCGAGGCGACGAGATAGTCCGCGTACGGCGCGAGCGTGCTCGCCACCTCGTACGTCGCCATGAGGCACGCGTCGAAACCGAGGAGGTCGATCCTGTCGACACCCGCAGCCGAGAGCCCTTCGTCGACGCCCTGGGCGATCTCGTCGAGCTCGAGTGCGTCTTCGCCGTTCGTCTTGTCGGCGCCCATGCCGAGCCATCCGCCGCCGTGGTCCCACAGCATGAGGGCGTAGTGCTCCGCGGGGTACTCCGTCACAGACGCCTCGATGAAGTCGGCGAGCGTCGTCGCCTCGCCCGTGTCAAGCTCTCCGAGGTCGGCGAGCTCCGTGAACTCCCCGTCGTCGACCTGCAGGAACTTCGTATCCTCCCAATCGTCGAGGTTCGCGAGGCCGTCGGCCGAGTAGTCGGGGTTGCGATCGACCATCGCGACGATGTTGACGTTCTCGTCCGATCCGACGGACGCCATCTCGGTGAGGTCGTCGAGGGCGTAGGGCTCGAGATCCGTGTCGCCCATGACATACGCCATGAAGGTCCACGACGCCTCGGGTCGATCCCCTGTCGCGACCGGCCAGTCGGCCGACGTCTCGTCCTCGGCTCCGGCGGCGGCCACGGTGCTGGCCCCCGCTCCTGTGACGACGAGCGCCACCACGACGACGGCGACCACCGCCAGCAGGACGACTGAGATGATCCAGCTCCGCTTGCCCACCGCGTACCCCCTCGGACACGAGTCGGCGAGCGCCCGCCCCCCGACGACACTCGCCAACATAGAGATCGCGGGATGCCGGGGAACAGCGCTCGTTCGCGCTCCTCGCCCGTTTCAGGTGAGCGGGATCGGTTCCGACCGGCCGCAGACGCAGGCCCGGCTCAGCAGCCGTTCATAGGATCCGCAAAGGCGGGATGCCGATCGTGGATGCATGACGACCTCCGCGACGATTCCGGCCACCGCGACGGCCCCTACGGCCGTGCCCCGAGCCGCACGTCGCTCGACACCCGCGAAGGCCTGGAACGCCGCTGCCGTCACCGTCATCTGGCTCACGAGCCTGTTCGTCGTGGCGCTGTGGGTTGCCGGCGGCGGCCTTCACGCGCTCG
This genomic interval from Microbacterium sp. 4R-513 contains the following:
- a CDS encoding clostripain-related cysteine peptidase produces the protein MGKRSWIISVVLLAVVAVVVVALVVTGAGASTVAAAGAEDETSADWPVATGDRPEASWTFMAYVMGDTDLEPYALDDLTEMASVGSDENVNIVAMVDRNPDYSADGLANLDDWEDTKFLQVDDGEFTELADLGELDTGEATTLADFIEASVTEYPAEHYALMLWDHGGGWLGMGADKTNGEDALELDEIAQGVDEGLSAAGVDRIDLLGFDACLMATYEVASTLAPYADYLVASEEVEPGHGWNYESLGILADDPQTTAPDLADAIIEGFNAQAEQEETSADVTLGLIDLGAIADLDAAMSDVADAFTADPGAYSPDLARAQQGVVSFGRDADPEASFYQIDLGEFLDNLAANGGDDLAAAAATARAALDASVLRHTEGPARAGSTGMSIYFPPIEDYFYQSYRDLQDVPVWPATLSEFYRSGATLNAASLARFHDEDEPTVSFGDDGLSVFAPMTDTAVESLTDATVSIGYEEDGELVYVAQMPALPTEQDGVQGIQADYDLTYLDISDGTEEALVYQNVTTDLDTGYTVIDIPMDYVAPDADDPSTEYQDAVLTLVLDDDGTIIQENLYGRDESGALGALDPDPDGLLYPIALISTEDDDWVYERTHVNGLKADVEALQYVVEDMPPGVVLTLDLSVWDYSGNGDYATVTVEVPG
- a CDS encoding TraR/DksA C4-type zinc finger protein; translated protein: MKHPADLLAEERAATLARLELLDAEIAELRLDRGRESADDEHDPEGATLSGEWSKLEGLRSGALAELGEVDAALARVADGTYGVCVDCGRRIPVERLRVRPTATRCVDCAAKAGG
- a CDS encoding YchJ family metal-binding protein, with amino-acid sequence MRSRYSAFVVGDERHLKGSWHPATRPDKLDLDPHLRWTGLEVVGTTGGQSGEKRGTVEFRAGWRDGRDTGTLHEVSRFVFQSDRWWYLEGEVG
- a CDS encoding amino acid permease, giving the protein MSLRQQLLRRKPIVPPTEHPGGLQRRLGTFQLAMLGVGATVGTGIFFVMHEAVPLAGPAVILSFLLAGLAAGLSAVCYAELASAVPVSGSTYSYAYATLGEVVAIGVAACLVLEYGVSTAAVASGWSGYLNVLLDDLFGWSVPPELSAAPGEGGILNLPAVVLVGLCAVLLIRGTRESAVVNVVMVLIKLGVLVMFGAIAFTAFNADNFADFAPGGAGGVTAAAGTIFFTFIGLDAVSTAGDEVRDPQRALPRAILLALVVVVVVYLFVAVAALGTQPWQDFSDPEQQKAGLAVILQDVVGASWPATVLAAGAVISIFSVTLVTLFGQTRILFTIGRDGMLPKIFARVNPKTHTPEFTTVVVAIAVAALAGFVPLSNLWDLVSLGTLIAFIVVSIGVIVLRRTRPDLPRGFRVPGYPVVPVLSVIACLYILSGLPWTTYLWFLLWLAIVMAFYLLWGRHHSVLGDPVAEAREEAGE
- the mmuM gene encoding homocysteine S-methyltransferase; protein product: MLRLTDALAAGPVVLDGGLGTLLEERGNDLSSSLWSARLLLDEPGEIRAAHEAFFAAGARVAITASYQVSYEALEAEGLDAPTVDLLLMRSVALARRARADTGHDHDAWVAASVGPYGATLADGSEYTGDYGLTTAELREWHRPRLQSLAGAGPDVLAIETIPSLDEVAAIAAELRGLGVPAWLSVTIAGDRLRTGESLAEAFAIADAADEIVAVGVNCCDAVDVEAALTLARSVTDKPLVAYPNSGEVWDADDRSWSGHGGELAGQVGGWLAAGARLVGGCCRVGPAQIHDVAEAVAAGAPGRQG